The Candidatus Binatia bacterium region CGCTTCATCGCCGAGAGCGATCCGTCGACACCGCCCGACGAGGCCTTCGCGCGCGCACCTCGCCTGCTTCTCTACGGCCCCGACCTCGTTGCCCCGCAGGCCAACCTCGTGGAGCCCGCGAGCCAGGGGGCCATCGGCTCGACGATCGTCGTCGCGTTGGATCAGACCGGCGTGATCGGCGGGGACACGCCGCGTTGGAACAACAAGACGACGGACAAGTGGGGCTACTTGGATCCGGGCGTGCTCCAGGATTGGGAAGCGACCATTTCCCTCCAGGCAGGCCCGAATGAAGTCGAGTTCACGGTGTACGACGCCTGCAACGCGGAAGGTCGCGTGACCTACACGTTGACCTCGGCGGATGGCGAGTTCTGCGGCAACGCGATCATCGAGGCCGGCGAACAATGCGACGATGGCAACGGAGTGAGTGGCGACTGCTGCTCGGGGACGTGTCAGCTCGAGCCGGACGGGGCCGTGTGCGACGACGGAGACATCTGTACTTCAGACAGCGCGTGCGCTGCCGGATCCTGCATCGGGGCCGACCGGTCGCCGTTGAGCTGTGGTGACTCCTATATGTGCTATAAGGCGGCCGTGACGCGAGGGACGCTCCCGTTCCTTCCGGTCTCCAGGCATCCCCTGACCGACGCATTCGGCGCGAACGAGTCCGACATCCGGCTCGCACAATCGATCTGTGTTCCGGGCTCGGTCGAATCGGAGCCGGTGTTCTCCTCGGCCGCGCACCTCGTCGGTTACAAGATGAAGGAGCGCACGTCCCGCCCGCGTCCTCCGGCCATTGTGGTGACGGACCGCTTCGGCTCCATCGTGGTAGATCCTCTGAAGGTTTCCGGGTTGCTCTCCCCGGCCGGGTACCAGCTGGACGGCCCGGCTGCGCCTCTTGGCACGGGCATCATCGACCACCATGAGTGCTACACGGCGCGCATGTCGCAAGGGAAGTATCCAAAGGGCACGACGGTCGAGGTGGCGGAGTCTCTCGAGCAGCGGACGTACCAGGTTCTGAAGCCGGGCCGTCTCTGCCTCGCCGTCGATTCGGACGGCGCGGGGGTGATGAACCCGAACGCGCACCTGATGTGTTATCGTGTGTCGCGTTTGTCTTCCGAAGCGAAGCACCAGAAGGTACGGAAACGCATCCACGTCGTCGACGAGTTCGGAACATTGGAACTCGACACGCGACGTGAAGCCGAGCTCTGCGTCCCGGCGACAATCGACAGCCCGATTTTCTGAGCGGCGACTACTTCGCTGGTTTGATCGCGCCCTTGGCGAGGAGGGTGCTCCGCAAGTCTTCGATGCGCGTGCGGTTCACTCCCATGTCGCCGTACCCGATTCGCGAGGCCGAGCGGACGGCGATGATGCCGTCGTGGGCCCGGAGCTGCAGTTCGAGGTCGTCGACGAAGCCCATCAGCGTGCTCGTGCACTCCGCGTAGAGGTAGTCGGGAGTCTGGGTGAAGACCTCGGTGCGCGGTATCGCCGCGACGGCCGTTTCGGCTGCCTTCCACGCGGCGGCGGGCTCCGTCGCCAGAACGAACGGTGCCACGTAGTGCGTCGAGTCGTCGGCGTCCGCGTCGCTCGACACACAGTTCGGCGAAGAGGGGCACGGGGCCAGATGGCCATCGATCACGCCGATGTCCGTAGGGCGTGTTCCTGCACAAGAGAAGAGAGCCATGGCGAGTACCCAGATCGGCCAGCGTGAAGTCATAAATTTTACCGCCGTGCCGCGTGCCAGGCATCGGCCTGGCGTTCGACGATCGAGATCAGGTTCCCGAGCGCCACGTTTGCATCGATGATGTGCATCCCCCAGTCGGGTGTGAGATCGCCGCCGACGTCGTCGGCGCGCGGGCCCGGGTCCGGGTTGATGACGAGAGAGAGGTAGGAGAACTGGTCGTCGGCGACGCACTCGGAACTCACGAGGCCGGGGAAGGAGATGAACGGCGTCGAGATCGCCGGAGGGTCTACGACGTCGTCGGCCCAGGCGCGGTCGGGGTCGGCCACCGCGAATTGGGAGTTCTCGAAGAGATTGAAGTAGGACGTCAGGTCTCCGAGGCCACCGCCGAGCCCGGCCGGATTCGTGCAGAGTGCTTGAGTCCCTTCCTCGCGGGATCTGCCGAAGATCGAGTTGTCGGGAGGCGGCGCGGTTGCGCGGAACGAGGCGTATGAGAGGACGCAGTTGAACTGATCGACGGACCGGCACGCGGGAATGTTCTGGAAGGAACCGCCGATGTCTTCGCCGGCCGGGACCACGACGGTGCTGCCGAGGATCATCGCGGAGATCATCTGCGCGCGGAGGGCGTCGTTGCCGTCGATCTCATCTTGGATCAAGCGCCGGAGATGGCCTGCGCCCTGGGAGTGTCCGATCAGCATGAACGGTCGCCCCTGGTTCCAGTGCCCCAGATAGTATCGGAACGAATCGATCACATCGGCGTACGCCTGTCCGGAGGTGCTGCCCGCCGGCGCTGTTAGCGTCCGTTGGCGGTAGATCGGCGCGTACATCTCGCAGGAGCGTCCGAACCGTGCGGCCTGGTTGCGAACCGTGAAGATCTCTTCCTTGTAGTTGCCATCGAACGGAGCGTTGCCTTCGGCTCCGAGTCGCACCGTTGGGTAGACGTAGAAGCAGTCGAAGGTCGGATCGCTGGCGGGCACGTGCGGTTCGGCGGTCAGAGTTCCGTCGGCTTGGACCTCGGTGGAGTCGAGATTGGTGTCGCAGACGTCACCCGGCAGGTCCTTGCGGCACAGCCAGTGCTCGTCGACCTCGTAGATGTCGCTTTCGTGGTCGGCGAAGAAGATGGTCGGTGCAGACGCGAAGCCCGAGTTGGTCGAAGCCCCGTCTCCGCAAGCGGCGAGGAGGGCGCATACTGTTAGAATCCCGATCGAGCGCATGCCCGCGCTTACCAGCACTGGCCGAACTGGGCAATCCGGGGCGTCGCCGGCTCACGGTCTTGCGTTGCCGCGATCGGCCCGGCAGGACTCATCCCATGAGTGACTGGCGCCACCATTACGAGAGCAATTTGCAGAGTCCCGAGGAGGCGGTTGCCGCCATCCCCGACGGGTCCCTGATCCTGCAGGGCAATGCCGTAGGGGAGCCTCGAGCTGTGCTGGGGGCCATCGCCGGCCGGGCCCGGGCTGGCGGTTGGCGCAAGATCCGCATGGGATCGCTCTTGCCGACGAAGCACAGCGCCGAGACGATCTTCGCGCCCGACCTGGCGGAAGTGATCGAGTGGACGTCCTTCTTCTCGAGCGGCGTCGATCGGGCGCGGATTGGTAGCGGCGCCGCCCAGTTCGTCCCGGTTCAGTTCCACCAGATGCCGCGTGTGATCCGCGATTACACCGAGGTCGACGTCGCAGTCGTTTGCGTTTCGCGCGTCGACAAGTGGGGCTACGTGAGCCTCGGGACGAACGTCGACACGAACCTCGCCTCGATCGAGAAGGCCCGCTACGTGATCGCCGAAGTCAATCGGCACATGCCCCGGGTTCACGGTTCGGGCTGGGTTCACGTCTCCGAGTTCG contains the following coding sequences:
- a CDS encoding DUF3089 domain-containing protein — protein: MRSIGILTVCALLAACGDGASTNSGFASAPTIFFADHESDIYEVDEHWLCRKDLPGDVCDTNLDSTEVQADGTLTAEPHVPASDPTFDCFYVYPTVRLGAEGNAPFDGNYKEEIFTVRNQAARFGRSCEMYAPIYRQRTLTAPAGSTSGQAYADVIDSFRYYLGHWNQGRPFMLIGHSQGAGHLRRLIQDEIDGNDALRAQMISAMILGSTVVVPAGEDIGGSFQNIPACRSVDQFNCVLSYASFRATAPPPDNSIFGRSREEGTQALCTNPAGLGGGLGDLTSYFNLFENSQFAVADPDRAWADDVVDPPAISTPFISFPGLVSSECVADDQFSYLSLVINPDPGPRADDVGGDLTPDWGMHIIDANVALGNLISIVERQADAWHAARR
- a CDS encoding DUF1499 domain-containing protein; the encoded protein is MTSRWPIWVLAMALFSCAGTRPTDIGVIDGHLAPCPSSPNCVSSDADADDSTHYVAPFVLATEPAAAWKAAETAVAAIPRTEVFTQTPDYLYAECTSTLMGFVDDLELQLRAHDGIIAVRSASRIGYGDMGVNRTRIEDLRSTLLAKGAIKPAK